In Priestia megaterium NBRC 15308 = ATCC 14581, the following proteins share a genomic window:
- a CDS encoding FtsK/SpoIIIE family DNA translocase: protein MAKKKRRGQIKKDEWKRILRFELIGLFLLALTLIAMAGLGAVGQALVLVVRLFIGEWYMLCLIGMAILSVYIIWKREMPPLVTRQLIGTYLIILSILLFSHVTLFENLSKNGTFTDPSVIMNTWDLYMLEATGQSNHSDLGGGMIGAIMFAMFYYLFDSLGTELIAALLIVIGVLLITGRSLHETVLKLLSPLVNFLTTELKEGWQDIQTWKHKKKKAPKTTKKRRQEKAVQEPEESMEIEVEAPSPPIIEHFDYGEEESSQPPAAPIAPVPPVMESKPVATAPQQPRPQKEQEEEKAPMITFTETENKEYELPPIKLLTMPKKSNQAKEHKNIYKNAEKLEKTFQSFGVKAKVAKVHLGPAVTKYEVYPDVGVKVSKIVNLSDDLALALAAKDIRIEAPIPGKSAVGIEVPNEEVAMVSLREVLEATENNRPDKKLLVGLGRDISGEAVLAELNKMPHMLVAGATGSGKSVCINGIIISILMRTKPHEVKLMMIDPKMVELNMYNGIPHLLAPVVTDPKKASQALKKVVNEMERRYELFSHSGTRNIEGYNDLVKRMNDDGDADAKQPTLPYIVVIVDELADLMMVASSDVEDSITRLAQMARAAGIHLIIATQRPSVDVITGVIKANIPSRIAFSVSSQTDSRTILDMGGAEKLLGRGDMLFMPVGASKPVRVQGAFLSDEEVEEIVDFVIAQQKAQYQEEMIPTDAPEQVDDFADELYDEAVQLVAEMQTASVSMLQRRFRIGYNRAARLIDAMEERGVVGPYEGSKPRSVLISQQNEDVGS, encoded by the coding sequence ATGGCAAAGAAAAAACGAAGAGGTCAAATAAAAAAGGATGAATGGAAACGTATATTGCGCTTTGAGCTTATTGGCTTATTTTTATTAGCATTAACGTTAATTGCCATGGCAGGACTTGGTGCTGTAGGACAGGCCCTTGTACTAGTGGTCCGCTTATTTATTGGCGAATGGTATATGCTGTGTTTAATCGGAATGGCTATTCTATCTGTTTATATTATTTGGAAAAGGGAAATGCCTCCTTTAGTGACGCGGCAGCTTATCGGTACATATCTCATTATTTTATCTATTTTACTGTTTAGTCATGTTACGTTATTTGAAAATTTATCAAAAAACGGAACGTTTACAGATCCGTCTGTCATTATGAACACATGGGATTTGTATATGCTCGAAGCAACGGGTCAATCAAATCACAGCGATTTAGGCGGAGGGATGATAGGAGCTATTATGTTTGCCATGTTCTACTATCTATTTGATAGCTTAGGAACAGAACTTATCGCTGCCTTGCTTATTGTGATTGGGGTACTGCTTATTACCGGACGTTCGCTTCACGAAACGGTATTAAAACTTCTGTCACCTCTAGTGAATTTTTTAACAACGGAGTTAAAAGAAGGCTGGCAAGATATTCAGACGTGGAAACATAAAAAGAAAAAAGCCCCTAAAACAACAAAAAAGAGACGCCAAGAAAAAGCTGTTCAAGAACCTGAAGAAAGCATGGAAATAGAAGTAGAAGCACCTTCGCCTCCAATTATTGAACACTTTGACTACGGAGAGGAAGAGTCTAGTCAACCTCCTGCTGCTCCTATAGCTCCGGTGCCGCCGGTTATGGAATCGAAGCCTGTAGCTACTGCACCGCAACAGCCAAGGCCGCAAAAGGAACAGGAAGAAGAAAAAGCTCCTATGATTACATTTACTGAAACGGAAAATAAAGAGTATGAGCTTCCTCCTATCAAGCTATTGACGATGCCAAAGAAAAGCAACCAGGCAAAAGAGCATAAAAACATTTATAAAAATGCCGAAAAACTTGAAAAAACGTTTCAAAGTTTCGGCGTAAAAGCAAAAGTGGCAAAAGTTCACCTTGGACCAGCTGTTACAAAATATGAAGTATATCCTGATGTAGGAGTAAAAGTAAGTAAGATTGTCAATTTAAGTGATGATCTAGCACTTGCATTAGCTGCCAAAGATATTCGGATTGAAGCTCCAATTCCCGGGAAATCAGCGGTAGGAATTGAAGTACCGAACGAAGAAGTAGCGATGGTTTCACTTAGAGAAGTACTTGAAGCAACTGAAAATAACCGACCTGATAAAAAGCTATTAGTTGGTTTAGGAAGAGATATTTCAGGCGAAGCTGTGCTAGCAGAGCTTAATAAAATGCCTCATATGCTTGTAGCAGGGGCAACAGGAAGCGGAAAAAGTGTGTGTATCAACGGTATTATTATTAGTATTTTAATGAGGACAAAGCCTCATGAAGTAAAATTAATGATGATTGACCCTAAAATGGTTGAGCTCAATATGTACAATGGTATTCCGCATTTATTGGCTCCTGTTGTAACTGATCCGAAAAAAGCTTCTCAAGCCTTAAAGAAAGTTGTAAATGAAATGGAGCGACGTTATGAGCTGTTTTCACACAGCGGAACGAGAAACATTGAAGGATATAACGATTTAGTAAAACGTATGAATGATGATGGAGACGCCGATGCGAAACAGCCGACTCTTCCTTATATTGTGGTGATTGTCGATGAGTTGGCTGACTTGATGATGGTTGCTTCGTCTGACGTCGAAGATTCGATCACACGTCTTGCTCAAATGGCTCGTGCTGCCGGCATTCATTTGATTATTGCTACGCAGCGACCATCAGTAGATGTTATTACTGGGGTTATTAAAGCAAATATTCCTTCCCGAATTGCTTTTAGTGTATCTTCACAAACTGACTCTCGTACAATCTTAGATATGGGAGGAGCTGAGAAGCTTCTAGGAAGAGGAGATATGCTGTTCATGCCTGTTGGAGCTTCAAAACCTGTGCGTGTGCAAGGTGCCTTTTTATCAGATGAAGAAGTAGAAGAGATTGTTGATTTTGTAATTGCACAGCAAAAAGCGCAGTATCAAGAAGAAATGATTCCAACCGATGCTCCTGAACAAGTTGATGATTTTGCAGATGAGCTATATGACGAAGCGGTACAGCTTGTAGCAGAAATGCAAACAGCTTCTGTTTCTATGCTGCAGCGACGCTTTCGAATTGGCTATAACCGGGCTGCACGCTTGATCGATGCAATGGAAGAGCGTGGAGTGGTGGGACCTTATGAAGGAAGTAAGCCGCGTTCCGTCCTGATTTCTCAGCAAAATGAGGATGTTGGATCTTAA
- a CDS encoding YlzJ-like family protein encodes MILYTMMPQELIFQQSYHQEQSQPKLINHNGIPVIVEENEQKQQQIVRILSTNPQDYLNENYYPGQILS; translated from the coding sequence ATGATTTTGTATACAATGATGCCGCAAGAACTGATCTTTCAGCAGTCTTATCATCAAGAACAATCTCAGCCAAAGCTTATTAACCATAATGGAATTCCGGTTATTGTTGAAGAAAATGAACAAAAGCAACAGCAAATTGTGAGGATTTTAAGCACGAATCCTCAAGATTATTTGAATGAAAATTATTATCCTGGTCAAATTTTGTCGTAA